From a single bacterium genomic region:
- a CDS encoding tetratricopeptide repeat protein → MNKIGITFCLIIFLALGCSGYEIEQKRYQVEKAYFEAEKLVDNHSVKPELRTRDDYFLLVSAYMQVFNRFTENFPNLTSLQNLSEPEVEASNLAGKALLSASALLLSAESTDSAKKVLDFIIASPVMLKQHRFDALFAAGNIAEQQGNWPSAENFYLQLLKEYYPPVVRGILPNTNVMELPKKIAEHYADANERDEALKRARWSIDYYEGIVDSFPKVPMTMMATRLLAEMYSAVGEYQTSVNLLATVVDSTGRQFDPARSMMADLYLTRLNRSDEAIRIYNEIINDGNDSLSIATAYVKLATLSFSNEKFQEGRNHLENLRQRFPRLANIQAEAQMLKARSFESEQNNERARQEYVALLNEFPGSVQALEVLAYLPEYFRKIGQPGLEKEWLRRSEQEIRKLAEGNVNRRIGLQAASYLGTFLQRNNRHEDAIIQFETLIKQYPKTPQAAEALYKIGFIYLKDLNNSAKALETFQEFLKQYPNSGVRPSVEAEVRKIEKS, encoded by the coding sequence ATGAATAAAATCGGAATCACTTTCTGCCTCATCATCTTCCTGGCCCTTGGTTGCTCTGGATATGAAATCGAACAAAAACGCTATCAGGTCGAGAAAGCTTACTTTGAGGCTGAAAAACTCGTCGACAACCATTCCGTCAAACCTGAACTCCGCACCCGTGACGATTATTTTCTACTCGTCAGTGCCTACATGCAGGTATTCAACCGCTTCACCGAAAACTTTCCCAATCTTACATCTTTGCAAAATCTATCGGAGCCCGAAGTCGAAGCTTCCAATCTTGCCGGCAAAGCTCTCCTCTCTGCCTCTGCCCTGCTATTAAGCGCAGAGTCAACCGACAGCGCCAAAAAAGTCCTCGACTTCATCATTGCTTCGCCCGTCATGCTCAAACAACATCGCTTTGACGCACTCTTTGCCGCCGGCAATATCGCCGAGCAACAAGGCAATTGGCCCAGCGCAGAAAACTTCTATCTGCAACTGCTAAAGGAATACTACCCGCCGGTCGTTCGCGGCATTCTTCCAAATACCAATGTTATGGAACTGCCCAAGAAAATTGCCGAGCACTACGCCGATGCCAACGAACGTGATGAAGCTCTCAAACGCGCACGTTGGTCAATCGACTACTATGAAGGCATTGTCGACAGCTTCCCCAAAGTCCCGATGACAATGATGGCCACGCGCCTCTTGGCCGAAATGTACAGCGCCGTTGGCGAGTACCAAACCTCGGTCAATCTCCTTGCAACTGTTGTTGATTCTACCGGCAGGCAATTCGACCCGGCACGTTCGATGATGGCTGACCTTTATCTCACACGACTCAACCGTTCAGATGAAGCGATCCGCATATACAACGAGATCATCAATGACGGCAACGACTCCCTTTCAATTGCCACTGCCTATGTGAAGCTCGCGACACTCTCGTTCAGCAATGAGAAATTTCAAGAGGGCCGCAATCACCTTGAAAATCTGCGCCAGCGATTCCCTCGCTTGGCAAATATTCAGGCTGAAGCACAAATGCTCAAGGCCCGCAGCTTCGAAAGCGAACAGAATAATGAGCGTGCTCGCCAGGAATACGTCGCGTTACTCAACGAATTTCCGGGAAGTGTTCAGGCTCTGGAAGTCCTCGCCTATTTGCCGGAATACTTCCGTAAAATCGGCCAGCCCGGTCTTGAAAAAGAGTGGCTTCGACGTTCCGAGCAGGAGATTCGCAAACTTGCTGAAGGCAATGTCAATCGTCGCATCGGTCTTCAAGCAGCAAGTTATCTCGGGACTTTCCTCCAGCGCAACAATCGCCATGAGGACGCCATCATTCAATTTGAAACACTGATAAAGCAATACCCGAAAACACCGCAGGCTGCTGAAGCTCTCTACAAAATCGGGTTTATTTACCTAAAAGATCTCAACAACAGCGCCAAGGCACTGGAGACCTTCCAGGAATTCCTGAAACAATACCCCAATTCCGGTGTAAGACCGTCTGTTGAGGCTGAAGTACGAAAGATCGAAAAGAGTTAA
- a CDS encoding AarF/ABC1/UbiB kinase family protein — MPQLDLHRTYRNLGRYRQVVGVLIKYGFGEVLDRMNIAGFLRIGSRKLFARQQELAAYSWAERIRLALEELGPTFVKIGQILSTRPFLIPPELALELTKLQDQVTGFAYTEVVQIVEKELGKPLTEVFLKFEETACASASLSQVHRATTIAGDVVAVKVQRPNVQEVMEKDLSILRDLAGLLERYVPETKAFDPVAIVDEVWKSAKQETDFTFEARNLEIFARNFADDERLVLPEVYWDLTTSKVLTLSYIDGIKISDKERILAAGIDPVELTRVGGEIAAKQIFEHGYFHADPHPGNLFALPGNRIALVDFGMMGRLSRGSMELISDLLIAASSDDTRRLVRVFQSHELLSDNIRPAALETELSLFLHRYHGVQLSKLNMRSMITEAFRIVTTHNIKFPPELMMLGKTLGTYEELARALNPQYEFITALMPAIQKLSTRKFSPRNIMSELGQYLGEMRDLVLDLPFEFKRITRNLRNGELSISLQHKGLERLIVELEKASNRIAFSMIIAAIIVGSSLVMTRDSGMMIYGFPVLGLVGFITAGILGIWLVIAILRSGKL, encoded by the coding sequence ATGCCGCAGTTAGATCTTCATAGGACATACCGAAATCTGGGACGCTACCGTCAAGTAGTCGGCGTGTTGATCAAGTACGGGTTTGGGGAAGTGCTTGATCGGATGAACATCGCCGGCTTTCTGAGAATCGGGAGCCGCAAACTATTTGCACGGCAACAGGAGTTGGCTGCCTATAGCTGGGCAGAGCGTATCCGACTGGCATTGGAAGAACTGGGGCCGACATTCGTAAAAATAGGGCAGATTCTTTCCACTCGACCGTTTTTGATTCCGCCAGAACTTGCATTGGAATTGACGAAGCTTCAGGACCAAGTGACAGGGTTTGCTTACACCGAAGTTGTGCAAATTGTTGAAAAGGAATTGGGCAAGCCACTGACTGAGGTGTTCTTGAAGTTTGAGGAGACAGCCTGCGCGTCGGCATCGCTGTCGCAGGTTCATCGCGCAACGACGATTGCGGGTGATGTGGTGGCAGTAAAGGTGCAGCGTCCCAACGTGCAGGAAGTCATGGAAAAGGACCTGTCGATCTTGCGAGATCTGGCGGGGCTGTTGGAGCGATATGTGCCGGAGACGAAGGCATTCGACCCGGTAGCGATTGTTGACGAAGTGTGGAAATCGGCAAAGCAGGAAACTGATTTCACATTTGAAGCACGGAATCTCGAAATTTTCGCGCGTAACTTCGCCGATGATGAGCGACTGGTGTTGCCAGAGGTCTATTGGGACTTGACCACGAGCAAGGTCCTGACACTGAGTTACATCGACGGAATCAAGATTTCTGATAAAGAGCGAATACTAGCCGCGGGAATTGACCCGGTGGAACTGACTCGAGTCGGCGGTGAGATTGCGGCGAAACAGATCTTCGAACATGGATATTTCCACGCTGATCCACATCCGGGGAATCTGTTTGCGTTGCCAGGGAACCGGATTGCACTGGTAGATTTCGGAATGATGGGGCGGTTGTCGCGCGGGTCGATGGAGTTGATATCTGATCTGTTGATTGCAGCCTCGAGTGACGATACCAGACGACTGGTTCGGGTGTTTCAAAGTCACGAATTGCTGAGTGACAATATCCGCCCGGCAGCGCTGGAGACGGAGCTGTCGCTGTTCTTGCATCGTTACCACGGTGTCCAACTATCAAAATTGAATATGCGCAGTATGATCACGGAAGCTTTTCGAATCGTGACGACGCACAACATCAAGTTTCCGCCGGAGTTAATGATGTTGGGAAAAACACTTGGGACATACGAGGAACTGGCGCGGGCATTGAATCCGCAATATGAGTTTATCACAGCGTTGATGCCCGCAATTCAGAAGTTGTCTACGCGCAAGTTTAGCCCACGAAACATCATGTCGGAACTGGGGCAGTACTTGGGCGAGATGCGCGATCTGGTGTTGGACCTGCCATTTGAGTTCAAGCGAATAACTCGCAATCTGCGCAACGGAGAGCTGTCGATATCGCTTCAACACAAGGGGCTGGAGCGCCTGATTGTCGAACTGGAGAAGGCGTCGAATCGAATCGCGTTCTCGATGATCATTGCAGCGATCATTGTCGGGTCCTCGCTGGTAATGACGCGTGACTCGGGGATGATGATCTACGGATTCCCGGTGCTGGGGTTGGTCGGATTCATTACAGCGGGCATTTTGGGAATCTGGCTGGTTATAGCAATACTTCGATCGGGGAAGTTGTAA
- a CDS encoding PD-(D/E)XK nuclease family protein, whose amino-acid sequence MTGKPMVFSHSRLETFESCALKFKYQYIEKVEIPKRDSIEAFLGSRVHDVLEELYKHKLMGKTWTKEEFLGYYFNLWEKEKHDEIFIVKKQYTIEDYYRQGLEALTKYWDRYFPFESEKTIALEQRVYLSLDDGDRYRIQGFIDRISRTPDGVWQIRDYKTKRKLPTNDEAAKDRQLALYQIGIQKMWANTEKVELIWHYLLFDEEVKSLRSKKDLAKLKVETIRTIQQAEAAIQKNEFPYRESALCDWCDFFDICPAKKHLARVLPLAPKEFKEDEGVTLADKYSELHAKRYELKKQIAEIEEEMAQVEEEITRYAQQFGMTRLYGSSRYLNVKIDETFRLPANSNKAERPMREKLEEYLKKAGIWQDVSQLTPARLVNLFEAGTLEAKLQTGLSKYLIPHVVKQVRAGSTKDYDENFEG is encoded by the coding sequence ATGACCGGAAAGCCGATGGTATTCTCGCACTCGCGGTTGGAAACGTTTGAGTCGTGCGCGCTGAAGTTCAAGTATCAGTACATCGAAAAGGTGGAGATTCCCAAGCGAGATTCGATTGAGGCATTTCTTGGGTCGCGCGTGCATGACGTTTTGGAAGAGCTATACAAGCACAAGCTGATGGGGAAGACGTGGACCAAGGAGGAGTTTCTTGGGTACTACTTCAATCTGTGGGAGAAAGAAAAGCACGACGAGATCTTCATCGTCAAGAAGCAATACACTATCGAAGACTATTACCGGCAGGGGTTGGAAGCACTAACGAAGTATTGGGATCGCTACTTTCCGTTTGAATCGGAGAAGACAATTGCGCTTGAGCAAAGGGTGTATTTGTCGCTTGACGATGGCGACCGCTACCGGATTCAGGGATTTATTGACCGTATCTCCAGGACGCCGGATGGTGTTTGGCAGATTCGCGACTACAAAACGAAACGAAAACTGCCGACCAATGACGAGGCTGCAAAGGACCGGCAACTGGCGCTGTACCAGATCGGGATTCAAAAGATGTGGGCCAACACCGAGAAGGTTGAGTTGATCTGGCATTATTTGCTTTTTGACGAAGAAGTGAAGTCGCTCAGGAGTAAGAAGGATCTCGCGAAGCTCAAAGTCGAGACGATTCGCACGATTCAACAGGCTGAGGCAGCAATTCAGAAGAACGAGTTTCCTTACCGCGAATCGGCGCTGTGTGATTGGTGTGATTTTTTCGATATCTGTCCGGCGAAAAAACATCTGGCTCGGGTGCTTCCGCTGGCGCCGAAGGAATTCAAAGAGGACGAAGGTGTAACGCTGGCGGACAAGTACAGCGAACTACACGCCAAACGGTATGAATTAAAAAAGCAGATAGCGGAGATTGAAGAGGAAATGGCGCAGGTCGAGGAAGAGATTACTCGCTACGCACAGCAATTTGGAATGACACGACTTTATGGATCAAGCCGATATCTGAATGTGAAGATCGACGAAACGTTCCGGCTGCCAGCGAACAGCAACAAAGCAGAGCGGCCAATGCGAGAGAAGCTGGAAGAGTATTTGAAGAAGGCCGGGATCTGGCAGGATGTTTCGCAGCTGACACCAGCGCGGCTGGTGAACCTGTTCGAAGCAGGGACACTTGAAGCGAAGCTTCAAACGGGACTGTCGAAGTATCTCATTCCACACGTCGTCAAGCAGGTCAGGGCCGGATCGACGAAGGATTATGACGAGAATTTTGAAGGGTAA
- a CDS encoding PEP-CTERM sorting domain-containing protein, whose translation MKKTLLQLLVTAMVAVAFSSANAVTWNFYDFGDNVFDEHNNTADIDFPGYPGQPDPFQPNPGQAGLGGERFDIEGLNFATANDKFYVSLTASFQYGAYSSVWNYTYREGDLFFGFDGDDATYAIVTRGGASKLYQVDSYLTIPSVPGGFGYNAAIVASMGPWRMNQGTELGEVQNAYTFYDELEPNPIIPTNPSQTNGDTWVKEYCFDLSAFGANFNIMQHQTVNFRTNIECGNDLVKETHTITPEPGTMVLLGMGLLGLGAHLRRKK comes from the coding sequence ATGAAAAAGACTTTGTTACAGCTTCTGGTTACCGCGATGGTAGCAGTTGCATTCAGTTCAGCCAATGCCGTCACGTGGAATTTCTACGATTTCGGCGATAACGTGTTCGACGAACACAATAACACCGCCGATATCGACTTCCCCGGCTATCCGGGTCAGCCGGATCCGTTCCAGCCTAACCCGGGTCAAGCCGGATTGGGTGGCGAGCGCTTCGATATCGAGGGCCTCAACTTCGCGACCGCTAACGATAAGTTCTATGTCTCGTTGACCGCCAGCTTCCAGTACGGCGCCTATTCTTCGGTTTGGAATTATACCTACCGCGAAGGCGACCTTTTCTTTGGATTCGACGGCGATGATGCTACCTACGCGATCGTAACTCGTGGCGGCGCCTCCAAGCTCTACCAGGTGGACAGCTACCTCACCATTCCGAGCGTCCCCGGCGGATTCGGCTACAATGCCGCTATCGTCGCTTCAATGGGTCCGTGGAGAATGAACCAGGGTACCGAACTTGGCGAAGTTCAGAACGCTTACACGTTCTATGATGAGCTTGAGCCCAACCCGATTATCCCGACCAATCCGAGCCAGACCAATGGCGATACCTGGGTCAAGGAATACTGCTTCGACCTCAGCGCCTTCGGTGCGAATTTCAATATCATGCAGCACCAGACGGTCAATTTCCGCACCAACATTGAGTGCGGTAACGACCTCGTAAAAGAAACCCACACTATCACGCCGGAACCGGGAACGATGGTTCTCCTCGGCATGGGTCTCTTAGGTCTCGGCGCTCATCTTCGCCGCAAAAAATAA
- a CDS encoding T9SS type A sorting domain-containing protein — MKFPRLIAILVLCLALFGSKSYAAGGDHPWSDSLRAKTALDGPSLQELLSTLGYSINVATDEMNASVFLPQLYANQAEITIKHRGSASISQVGWYPKGNAAGRSMLFAENSPAGTTLTMPTMADSVGFYIGPTLYDDIWYSQTNLNWDAFDHAKVFSAGEVGHYVVAFEDLADGGDQDFEDVVIDLRFINPDALSLSFEGQTFYLYCTEQNTCFNVNAEGGVGNLTLEQKVGNSFTTVATGLAPIDFESCFLPWPIDSTHRFIFRITDEANVSITDTFSVRVEFRTNPELTLTDDYIDTTICVLDSICLDVAEAFDWDNDQLQFTLFQSPEANIDTLTGEVCFLPGALDSAMYQFIIVAYDSCCKSFGFPIDDPREILPCPRDTLTVIVRYKQRPVITTIPDTTVTLCKNEPATLCFPVTAAVGETAVAVAQECGIGTISNGELCFEATTSGTYTFCFSAADECGGFVRDTVKFTVLIDDIAPIANAGRDSTVTLCAPQAICWSAGCSSPTNDMATCEMISGPGTFNGSQICFTPTTGGSYQFVLRSSDECGNFDLDTAVIAVTLLNPPVALVKDTTVVFCVTQQVCIPASCSDPDGDLASCQLIGGPGSYNGGNICFTPDTTGTYRFILRATDACGASDLDTGFAVVTLNRRPDVLIGGGNFTLCEPGQICVPINASDPDGNPLTYTTTMGTINGNTVCINSGASGSRVFNFNVIARDACGAADTALYTVNVRVNMVPVITVPSPTPQNLCAATQLCFNVTTVDTIVTKLTYSLLSGPGTINATTGQVCFTPTADGTFNWSVLVADSCGKADTGLVSWNINFIDPPTAVVAAPDGDTAVCVGTELPSICAGITYTNTPNTTITVSPTNSSVDFTFTYANGAGTLCFDPILDHSQTYSFEFIRSNECGVEVATTWDYEVRYDDCDSSCIVLQIEKTECVTLGSQVTVGIDYEGRLPIGGYDMLIKYDVSAFSFVNATIGPAISGWEYFTYRLGPFGNCTGSCPGGLVRVVAIADANNGANHPPVGQLSPSGTIANITFRVTSNNTFEGQVLPVEFFWIDCGDNAFSSLSGDTLLVDKIIYDSYDVIIWDEDDNVGFPEASRFEHLGVPDTCIKGDKFLPERCIELRNGFICIIDNDSIDARGDMNLNGIPNEIADAVLYTNYFLKGVAAFTISVAGQTAASDINADGHTLTIGDLVYLLRVLIGDVQPIPKLAPFANSVEFSIEEVEGTTRLWSNSSVDLGGVYLRAKLNGADAATVVAELAAQSLELAYSTDGDVLNVVMYSDELGAKVNAGERQILTIGAEVTIEHIEAADYDGNLLNSSLGKTVLPEEFALIQNYPNPFNPETTISFSLPKASEWTMTILNISGQIVKRLSGSSPAGVTSVVWDATDQAGATVATGVYLYRLDAGEFSSTRKMVLMK; from the coding sequence GTGAAATTCCCACGTCTCATTGCGATTCTTGTACTCTGTCTGGCGCTGTTTGGGAGTAAGTCCTATGCAGCAGGCGGAGACCATCCCTGGAGCGATTCATTGCGAGCTAAGACTGCTCTCGATGGTCCGTCTCTTCAGGAGCTGTTAAGCACATTAGGTTATTCTATTAATGTAGCCACCGACGAAATGAACGCTTCGGTGTTCTTGCCGCAGCTTTATGCGAATCAAGCCGAAATCACGATTAAGCATCGCGGTTCAGCTTCGATTTCGCAAGTCGGCTGGTATCCGAAGGGGAACGCGGCGGGCAGATCAATGCTGTTTGCCGAAAATTCACCTGCCGGAACGACGCTGACGATGCCAACAATGGCGGATTCAGTCGGATTCTACATTGGCCCCACACTTTATGATGACATTTGGTACAGTCAGACCAATCTCAATTGGGATGCGTTTGACCATGCTAAGGTTTTCTCGGCCGGAGAAGTCGGACACTATGTCGTAGCGTTCGAGGATTTGGCGGATGGCGGCGATCAGGATTTTGAGGACGTAGTCATTGACTTACGATTCATCAATCCGGATGCGTTGTCGCTTTCGTTTGAGGGCCAGACATTCTACCTGTACTGCACTGAACAGAATACCTGCTTCAATGTGAATGCCGAAGGTGGTGTTGGAAATCTGACGCTTGAGCAGAAGGTGGGAAACAGCTTCACGACAGTCGCCACCGGTTTAGCTCCGATTGACTTTGAGTCGTGCTTCCTGCCGTGGCCGATTGATTCGACGCATCGGTTTATTTTCAGAATTACAGACGAAGCCAATGTGAGCATTACTGACACTTTTTCAGTGCGCGTCGAGTTTAGGACGAATCCGGAGTTGACGCTGACTGATGACTATATCGACACCACGATCTGCGTGTTGGATTCGATTTGTTTGGATGTCGCTGAGGCGTTTGACTGGGATAATGACCAACTGCAGTTCACGCTGTTCCAAAGCCCGGAAGCGAATATCGATACGCTTACCGGCGAGGTGTGTTTCCTGCCCGGTGCGCTGGACTCGGCGATGTATCAGTTTATTATTGTAGCCTATGATTCGTGCTGTAAGTCGTTCGGATTCCCGATCGACGATCCGCGCGAGATTTTGCCGTGTCCGCGCGATACGCTAACGGTGATAGTGCGATACAAACAGCGTCCGGTGATTACCACGATTCCGGATACGACTGTAACACTCTGCAAGAACGAGCCGGCGACTTTATGCTTCCCGGTGACGGCGGCGGTCGGTGAGACTGCGGTAGCAGTTGCGCAGGAGTGCGGTATTGGTACGATCAGCAATGGTGAGTTGTGCTTTGAAGCGACGACTTCGGGGACATATACTTTCTGTTTTTCCGCGGCTGATGAATGCGGCGGTTTCGTACGGGATACGGTCAAGTTTACAGTATTAATAGATGATATAGCTCCGATTGCGAATGCAGGCCGCGACTCGACGGTGACGCTGTGCGCGCCGCAAGCGATTTGCTGGTCGGCAGGATGTTCCAGCCCGACCAACGACATGGCAACGTGCGAAATGATCTCGGGACCGGGAACCTTCAACGGATCGCAGATATGCTTTACGCCGACAACGGGCGGAAGCTATCAGTTTGTACTGCGCTCATCCGACGAGTGCGGTAACTTCGATCTCGATACGGCAGTGATAGCAGTGACTCTTCTGAATCCGCCGGTAGCGCTCGTTAAGGACACGACAGTAGTGTTCTGCGTTACTCAGCAGGTTTGCATACCGGCATCCTGCAGTGATCCTGACGGTGACCTGGCGTCATGCCAGTTGATTGGCGGTCCGGGCAGTTATAACGGCGGCAATATCTGTTTCACGCCCGATACGACAGGGACTTACAGATTCATACTTCGAGCGACAGATGCTTGCGGTGCGAGCGATTTGGATACCGGATTTGCAGTGGTCACGCTTAACCGTCGCCCCGACGTTCTGATTGGCGGCGGCAACTTCACACTATGCGAGCCGGGACAGATTTGTGTTCCGATCAATGCGAGCGATCCAGACGGAAATCCATTGACCTATACCACCACCATGGGAACGATTAACGGGAATACGGTTTGCATCAATTCAGGCGCTTCTGGTTCACGCGTATTCAATTTCAACGTGATTGCCAGGGATGCTTGCGGTGCAGCTGACACGGCGCTTTATACGGTCAATGTGCGAGTCAACATGGTGCCGGTGATAACGGTGCCATCGCCAACGCCACAAAATCTTTGCGCGGCAACGCAGTTGTGCTTCAACGTGACGACGGTCGATACGATCGTCACGAAGTTGACTTACAGCTTGCTGTCTGGACCGGGTACGATAAATGCAACGACCGGCCAGGTGTGCTTCACACCGACTGCAGACGGCACGTTCAATTGGAGCGTTCTGGTAGCAGATAGTTGCGGCAAAGCAGACACAGGATTGGTTAGTTGGAACATTAATTTCATCGATCCGCCGACTGCGGTAGTCGCAGCGCCGGACGGCGACACGGCGGTGTGCGTTGGAACGGAATTACCCAGCATTTGCGCCGGCATTACGTACACCAATACACCGAACACGACAATCACAGTATCGCCGACGAACTCGAGTGTGGACTTCACGTTTACATATGCCAATGGGGCGGGTACACTTTGCTTCGATCCGATTCTAGACCACAGTCAAACATATTCATTTGAGTTCATAAGATCGAACGAGTGCGGCGTCGAAGTTGCCACGACATGGGACTACGAGGTTCGCTATGACGATTGCGACTCAAGTTGCATCGTGTTGCAGATCGAGAAGACAGAATGCGTCACGCTTGGTTCGCAGGTGACTGTCGGTATTGATTATGAAGGGCGTCTGCCAATCGGCGGATACGACATGCTGATCAAGTATGACGTATCAGCTTTCAGCTTCGTCAATGCGACAATCGGGCCGGCGATTAGCGGCTGGGAATACTTCACGTATCGCCTTGGACCGTTCGGCAACTGTACCGGATCGTGTCCTGGTGGATTGGTGCGGGTCGTTGCGATAGCTGATGCCAACAACGGCGCCAATCATCCGCCGGTAGGACAGCTTTCACCGAGCGGCACGATTGCGAACATCACGTTCCGCGTGACGAGCAACAATACATTTGAGGGACAGGTGCTGCCTGTCGAATTCTTCTGGATCGACTGCGGCGACAACGCGTTCTCAAGCTTGTCGGGTGACACGCTGTTGGTGGACAAGATCATTTACGATTCGTATGACGTGATTATCTGGGATGAAGACGACAACGTTGGTTTCCCGGAAGCGTCGCGATTCGAGCATCTTGGCGTACCGGATACGTGTATCAAGGGCGACAAGTTCCTTCCGGAGCGCTGTATCGAACTGCGCAACGGATTCATCTGCATCATTGACAACGATTCGATTGACGCGCGCGGCGACATGAATCTCAACGGAATTCCAAACGAGATTGCCGACGCGGTGCTATACACGAATTACTTCCTCAAGGGTGTCGCGGCATTTACGATTTCGGTCGCGGGACAAACTGCGGCGAGCGATATCAATGCCGACGGTCATACTTTGACGATTGGCGATTTGGTGTACCTGCTGCGGGTATTGATTGGCGATGTCCAGCCAATTCCGAAGCTGGCTCCGTTTGCCAATTCGGTAGAGTTTAGCATTGAAGAAGTCGAAGGCACGACGAGGCTATGGTCGAACAGCAGTGTCGATTTGGGCGGCGTGTATCTGCGCGCCAAACTCAATGGCGCCGACGCGGCGACTGTCGTAGCTGAGCTTGCGGCGCAGAGCCTTGAGCTGGCATACTCGACTGATGGCGACGTGCTGAACGTAGTAATGTACTCTGATGAACTCGGAGCAAAGGTCAATGCCGGAGAACGGCAGATTTTGACCATCGGAGCCGAAGTGACGATTGAACATATTGAAGCGGCCGACTATGACGGCAACCTGTTGAATTCTTCGCTGGGCAAGACGGTGCTTCCGGAAGAGTTCGCGTTGATTCAGAATTATCCGAATCCGTTCAATCCGGAAACGACGATATCGTTCTCGCTGCCGAAAGCCTCGGAGTGGACGATGACGATTCTGAACATCAGCGGTCAGATTGTCAAACGCCTGAGCGGCAGTTCGCCGGCGGGCGTGACCAGCGTTGTCTGGGATGCCACCGATCAAGCCGGAGCGACGGTTGCAACCGGCGTGTATTTGTATCGTCTTGACGCGGGCGAATTCAGCAGTACGCGCAAGATGGTTTTGATGAAGTAG